The Lichenihabitans psoromatis genomic interval GGCGCTCTGGGCGAGCACAGTGAACATCACGACCATGTATGTGGCGGCGAGGATGACTGAGGGACGGCAGGTAGGCTCAACGCCGCAGCCACCGATATCCCGCCCACAAGCCCCCCCCAAATCAGCGCTTCCCGGTGCTCGGGAGCCCAGGTGAGCGGGGGGGCGAAGTGCCCTGAGAGGAGGCATAACGGGCACGACGCGACCGCAGCCAGCCTCTCCATCATGACGAATTCCAGCGGTGCATGCATCACGGCGCGCACGTGATCGCCCGAGCGTTATCTTCGTCCAGCCCATAGAGGGCATTCACATCTCGATCAGGGGCAGGAATGGCGGTTACCGTCGTAGCCCAGGTAAGTGCCGCTTGAGCGATCGTAGGACTTGAAGCGCCTTTCGCAGTAAGCCGTTACATCCCCACCCGCATAACGGGCTTGGGAATTAGCGACTGCGCCTCCGATCAAAGCGCCTGCAGCAAATCCAGCGATCCCAGCTCCGATCCCGACCCCTCCGTCAAACCTTCGATGTCCACCGTACCCGCCTCGGAAGCCGCGTCCGCCATACCCGTGATGGAAACTCCCGCGACGAAATCCGCCGTGATGGAAGCCCCCATGACGGAAGCCGTCACCGTGGAAACCGCCGTGATGGAAACCCCCGTGATGGCCGCCGCCATGGAAGCGCATGCCGCCACGCGCTGAGGCTGGCGTCACGATCGGGAGGGCAAGCAGAACGGCTAGCCCGGCACTCAGTAAAGCTCGCATAGTTCACGTCTCCGTTCTCTGACTTATACATTCGAGCAAGGCCCGATTATGTGAGAGGCAGGTTTAAAACGTTTCAAAGGGGAAACTGTTCGACGGCAATGCCGAACCGGTTAGCCACTGGGATGATGCGGGGCACAGTGCGCAATTCCTACATTCCGCACGGGACTGAACGGCGGCTTCGATCGCAATCGCGAGAAGTGGCATGGCCGGGACGGGCGCGAAGCCGCGCAGCCCTATCCCAGGCTGCACTGAAGTCCAGATCTCTGTCCGTTCTGAAAGCGTCAAAGCGTCGTCGATAGCCGGCCGGAGCGCACGGCTTGGGCCATCTCGCGAGCGACGAAATATCCGGGGGGCGCGTGGAGCAGGTGGGGCTCCCTGTGGTCTACCGCGATCAAGCGAGTATCGCGAAGAAGCCGGGCAGCGGTCGACCTGCCAAGGTTCGCCGGAACAACCCGAGTGTGAGCCACGTCCAGCCGGCGGCAGCGACGCCGGCGAGGACCAGCGCAACCGTTGGTGGGAGCAGCCACGATCCTACCAGCGCGATGGCAGGTACGGCCTGCATGATGTGGGTCCCGAGGAAATGGGCAGGCCGAAGGTCTGCGGCGTTCACTGTCCATCCCGTCAACCACATTGTCCGTGGCGTCGCGGGCGGGGGCCCCGCGTAACGGCTGTTTCGTGAGCCCATCCGGAGCGTAATTAGCAGCGTCAACCCGGCCCCCACGATGAACGCGACAGGTACGGCCAGTCGGAGCGCGGGCGGCCACGCCGGAGGAGGCGATAGCGCCGCCACGATCCCGACCACCACGGCCGGTGAGAGCACCAAAAGCGCGCCAATCCCCAGCGCTGCATAGATCGCGGCCTCGATCCGCGTGTCCTGGTTGAAGTGAGACCGCCGCTGCCGACCCGCCTGCACGGCGATGTAGCCCACTTCGATCACGGCCGCTCCAACGGACAGCCACGCGACAGTGAGCAGAACGATACCGTCACCGAGAAAACCAGCAACCGACGCGAAGGTGGCGAAGTGCAGGGCGAGCGAGATGCCGAACTTGGCCGGCTTGTTCCAGACGTTCTCGCCATCCAGTCGACGCTGATCGACGCGCCCTGCCACGAGGGCGACGGGTGTCGAGGCAGCGAAGCCGGTGGCGGCATACCAGTAGAGGTGCGTGGGATCCACCATCGGTTCTACTCCGTGGCCCAAATTGCGCGAGGAGACTCTCGGCGGTTCCCCGGGGCAGTGGGCCGTTGCGTGATCGAATGATTGAATGGCGCCGGCGACCGCTGCGCTGGCTCGTTAAGGTTCGAGGGGAGGCACTGTCCCTCGCGAGGCGCGTGCCCCGGCAGTCGGGCCCGGGCAATCATACGGCGAGCCCCAACCGCGGGGCGACGAGGAAGCGCAGAGCCAGGAACGCAAAGAGGCCGACCGGAGGAAAGTCAGCAGGAGACACGGTAGGATCACAAGCGGCGACATGTCCGCATCGAGCCCGGCCTGCGCAACCCAAGTACCCACAAACAAGTCGAACGCGATGTAGTGCAACCAGCCGGCCGCGAGCGCGGCGTCGTTGGCAAAGAGCCGTCGGACAGACGCAATCGAGCCGAAGCCGCCGCCGGTACGGGCGCGCAAGCCCTGGGCGAGCAGAAGGGCGTAAGCCAGTCCGACGAGGACAGGTACGACAAGTGCCGTCCCGGCCCAAATGGGCACCCGGAGATTGTCGGGGACGAAAAGGCTCGCCGCAAGGCTGAACCATGACAGCGCCGCGACGCCGCCGTAGATCGAGAAGGCACGATCGGGGCTTGGCATCCTTCAACCTCTCTTCGTTCAGCCGATCTGCTGCCGGCCATCGCCGTAGGCCGGTGTCTCGCGATCAAGGTTCCACAGACGCCGATCATCGGAACCGCAATCGCTGACGCTTGCAGCGCTAGATTGTACGCGTATTTTTAATAGAACGCGTACGCAAAATTGGCGAGCCCTTGTTTCCTCGCATTCGGTCGTGAAGCCGGTTGACGCGCTGGCACTCGACCGGCCGAACTGACTGTTCACCCTCAGCGAGGCGGATCATGCCGACGCTGTTAAACATCCATCGGAGGCTCGCTGCTGGTTCGGACGACCCAGCGCACCGAATGTCACAACGTCGCGATGGTTTCGAATGCCATTCGCGTCTGCTCATGCCTGTTTCCCGGTCAGGGTAGGAATGATCCGGGACACGCGGGGTCTCGTGCCGGACGCAGCGGTCGCGCGCCTCCGCTGCGCGGCACCGGTTGATCCGACGCTCGCCGTGCGCATGCCCGGTTGACTTGAGGTGTCGCCAAATTCCGTGCGTCGTTAAGAAGAAGCGGGGACGCGCGCGCGATGTAAGCGGCAAGCCTGCGGCGCGACGGCGACGGCGTCCATCCCGCCGTACCCGCGATGCTGTAGGGTCCGCGCTAGCTTCGGAGTACGAGAGGATCAAGAATGATGCCAGCGCCGTACTCTAGTCCTCAGTTCCGCCGCGAGCGGCAGCGCTCAGCGTTCCGCGAGGACATCCTCGCCGAGGCGCGTGCGATCCTCGCGGAAGAGGGACCGGATGGGCTAAGCATGCGCAAGCTGGCGCATCGCATGGGCTGCGCGCCGATGAGCCTGTACGCGTACTTCCGCGACAAGCACGACCTCCTGACCGCGCTGGCGCATCGGGGCTTTGGCATTCTGGCCGAGCGCCTCGCGGCCGAGCCCGGGGAGGAGCCGCTTGCTGCCCTGCGCGCGGTGTTCCTGACCT includes:
- a CDS encoding BA14K family protein, with amino-acid sequence MIGGAVANSQARYAGGDVTAYCERRFKSYDRSSGTYLGYDGNRHSCP
- a CDS encoding abscisic acid-deficient protein Aba4 family protein, which gives rise to MPSPDRAFSIYGGVAALSWFSLAASLFVPDNLRVPIWAGTALVVPVLVGLAYALLLAQGLRARTGGGFGSIASVRRLFANDAALAAGWLHYIAFDLFVGTWVAQAGLDADMSPLVILPCLLLTFLRSASLRSWLCASSSPRGWGSPYDCPGPTAGARASRGTVPPLEP